A DNA window from Engystomops pustulosus chromosome 6, aEngPut4.maternal, whole genome shotgun sequence contains the following coding sequences:
- the USP2 gene encoding ubiquitin carboxyl-terminal hydrolase 2 isoform X3, producing the protein MPSPYTLTMTGSRGRQQQQLSGAVVISSLLDFMLHRNKPAKVVQGLVGLRNLGNTCFMNSILQCLSNTKDLRDYCLHNSYKRDLNSKTCSTAIMEEFARLLQAIWTSSTNEVVSPSEFKTQIQRYAPRFMGYNQQDAQEFLRFLLDGLHNEVNRITVRPKANTQDLDHLPDAEKGRQMWKRYLEREDSRIVELFVGQLKSSLTCTECGYCSTVFDPFWDLSLPIAKKSVPEVSLMDCIRLFTKEDVLDGDEKPTCCRCKARQRCTKKFTIQKFPKILVLHLKRFSEGRIRSSKLSTYVNFPLKDLDLREFSSESSAHATYNLYAVSNHSGTTMGGHYTAYCKNPNNGEWHTYNDSRVTAMSSSQVRSSDAYVLFYELSGPSSRM; encoded by the exons ATGCCTTCTCCATACACTCTGACCATGACGGGCTCCCGCGGCCGCCAACAGCAGCAGCTCTCAGGAGCAGTGGTGATCTCCAGCCTGCTGGACTTCATGCTGCACAGGAACAAG CCTGCCAAAGTGGTCCAAGGTTTGGTTGGCCTAAGAAATCTAGGTAACACG TGCTTCATGAACTCCATCCTCCAGTGTCTGAGTAATACTAAGGATCTGAGGGACTATTGTTTGCACAACTCCTATAAGCGGGATCTGAACTCGAAGACCTGCAGTACAGCAATTATGGAAG aGTTTGCACGTCTGCTCCAGGCGATATGGACCAGCTCCACCAATGAAGTAGTGAGTCCCTCCGAATTCAAGACCCAGATCCAGAGATACGCCCCGCGCTTCATGGGATACAA TCAGCAGGACGCACAAGAGTTCCTGAGGTTCCTCCTGGACGGGCTGCACAATGAAGTCAACCGGATAACAGTCCGACCAAAAGCCAACACTCAGGATTTGGACCACTTACC TGATGCAGAGAAAGGCAGACAGATGTGGAAGAGATACCTGGAGAGAGAAGACAGCAGAATAGTGG AACTATTTGTAGGACAGCTGAAGAGTTCCCTGACCTGCACCGAATGCGGCTATTGTTCAACAGTGTTCGACCCGTTTTGGGACTTGTCTCTGCCCATTGCTAAG AAAAGCGTTCCCGAGGTCTCCCTAATGGACTGCATTCGTCTCTTCACCAAGGAAGACGTCTTAGACGGGGATGAGAAGCCA aCTTGCTGCAGGTGTAAAGCTCGACAAAGATGCACCAAGAAGTTCACCATCCAGAAATTCCCCAAGATCCTTGTATTAC ATCTGAAAAGGTTCTCCGAAGgtcgcatcagaagcagcaagctATCTACCTATGTGAATTTCCCGCTGAAAGACTTAGACTTGCGTGAATTCTCCTCAGAATCAAGTG CTCACGCAACCTATAACCTATATGCTGTGTCCAATCACTCGGGCACTACCATGGGAGGACATTATACCGCGTACTGCAAGAACCCCAACAATGGAGAATGGCACACATATAACGACTCCAG AGTCACGGCAATGTCTTCCAGCCAGGTGCGGAGCAGCGACGCTTACGTTCTATTCTACGAGTTATCGGGGCCGTCCTCGAGGATGTAG